From bacterium, one genomic window encodes:
- a CDS encoding F0F1 ATP synthase subunit epsilon, translating to MSLPEKIHLEIVTPERRILARDVDEVVLPGALGSFGVLPGHAPLLAELGPGIAFCRVGDRRERLAISGGYAEVGPDRVSVLAETCERAEEIDVDRARRKLDELNAELKSALPAGGEEVLRARMLKHLARLDASVGRPLP from the coding sequence ATGTCCCTGCCGGAGAAGATCCACCTCGAGATCGTCACCCCCGAGCGGCGCATCCTCGCCCGGGACGTGGACGAGGTCGTGCTGCCCGGCGCGCTGGGCTCGTTCGGCGTCCTGCCGGGGCACGCGCCGCTCCTCGCGGAGCTCGGCCCGGGGATCGCCTTCTGCCGCGTCGGGGACCGGCGGGAGCGGCTCGCGATTTCGGGCGGATACGCCGAGGTCGGTCCGGACCGGGTTTCGGTCCTCGCCGAAACGTGCGAGCGGGCGGAGGAGATCGACGTCGATCGCGCGCGCCGCAAGCTCGACGAGCTGAACGCGGAACTGAAGTCGGCGCTCCCCGCGGGGGGCGAGGAGGTTCTGCGGGCGCGGATGCTCAAGCACCTCGCGCGCCTCGACGCCTCCGTCGGCCGTCCGCTGCCGTAA